One genomic segment of Actinoplanes ianthinogenes includes these proteins:
- a CDS encoding YciI family protein, protein MAQYFLTVPGDATEEPTLASLHETNPAELEALVAAVGRVNTDLHEAGVFVQAGGLHPPSTAVTIDATGTEAKRVPGPFVTAPEYLSGFWIIDVPDREAALTWAERCSAAARSRIEVRALQGGAE, encoded by the coding sequence ATGGCGCAGTACTTCCTGACCGTCCCCGGCGACGCGACCGAGGAGCCGACCCTGGCGTCCCTGCACGAGACGAATCCGGCCGAGCTGGAGGCTCTGGTGGCGGCCGTGGGGCGGGTGAACACCGACCTGCACGAGGCCGGTGTCTTCGTCCAGGCCGGCGGGCTGCACCCGCCGTCGACCGCGGTCACCATCGACGCCACCGGCACCGAGGCGAAGCGCGTCCCCGGGCCGTTCGTGACGGCGCCGGAGTACCTCAGCGGTTTCTGGATCATCGATGTCCCGGACCGGGAGGCCGCCCTCACCTGGGCCGAGCGGTGCTCGGCAGCCGCCCGGTCGCGGATCGAGGTCCGCGCGCTCCAGGGCGGCGCCGAGTAG
- a CDS encoding response regulator, which translates to MMGVDRPVRVLVVDDDALVRAGLTMMLDGAAGISVVGEADDGDQVPAAADAHAPDVVLMDLRMPRVDGITATRRLRARQRPPEVIVLTTFDTDDNILHALRAGASGFLLKDTPPARIAEAVRQVAAGEPILSPRITRRLMDRVAVQAGAYTQARRALGVLSPREHDVVVAVGQGFTNAEIATELDMTLATVKSHVSHILTKLDLDNRTQLALLVHDAGLA; encoded by the coding sequence ATGATGGGCGTGGATCGGCCGGTGCGGGTGCTGGTGGTGGATGACGACGCGCTGGTGCGGGCCGGGCTGACCATGATGCTGGACGGCGCGGCCGGGATCTCGGTGGTCGGCGAGGCCGACGACGGGGATCAGGTGCCGGCCGCGGCTGACGCGCACGCGCCCGATGTGGTGCTGATGGATCTGCGGATGCCGCGGGTCGACGGGATCACCGCGACCCGCCGGTTGCGGGCCCGGCAGCGGCCGCCCGAGGTGATCGTGCTGACCACGTTCGACACGGACGACAACATCCTGCACGCGCTGCGGGCCGGGGCGAGCGGGTTCCTGCTCAAGGACACGCCGCCGGCGCGGATCGCGGAGGCGGTCCGGCAGGTGGCGGCCGGGGAGCCGATCCTGTCGCCGCGGATCACCCGGCGGTTGATGGATCGGGTGGCGGTGCAGGCCGGGGCCTACACCCAGGCGCGGAGGGCACTCGGGGTGCTCAGTCCGCGGGAGCACGACGTGGTGGTGGCGGTCGGGCAGGGGTTCACCAACGCGGAGATCGCCACGGAGCTGGACATGACGCTGGCAACGGTGAAATCGCATGTCTCGCACATCCTGACCAAGCTGGACCTGGACAACCGGACCCAGCTGGCCCTCCTGGTCCACGACGCCGGCCTCGCCTGA
- a CDS encoding DUF1349 domain-containing protein, giving the protein MPNGMSWLNEPPQWSDEDGVVRVVTGLKTDFWRRTFYGYVTDNGHFYRRSVAGDFTAEVVVAAGHAARFDQAGLMIRAGERTWLKSGLEVTSGAVQLSTVLTREDSDLSVAPLPGYGGELSLRLTRFGDAVCVHRGDGAGGWDLVRLGHLDLPETVEVGLMCCSPERAGLEVTFRDFRVGEPISRDGLE; this is encoded by the coding sequence ATGCCGAACGGGATGTCCTGGCTCAACGAGCCACCGCAGTGGTCCGACGAGGACGGCGTGGTCCGGGTCGTCACCGGGCTGAAGACCGATTTCTGGCGCAGGACCTTCTATGGGTACGTGACCGACAACGGTCACTTCTATCGTCGGTCGGTCGCCGGCGACTTCACCGCCGAGGTGGTCGTGGCGGCCGGGCACGCGGCACGCTTCGACCAGGCCGGGCTGATGATCCGGGCCGGTGAGCGGACCTGGCTGAAGTCGGGGCTGGAGGTCACCTCCGGTGCGGTGCAGCTGAGCACCGTGCTGACCCGGGAAGACTCCGATCTGTCGGTGGCGCCGCTGCCCGGGTACGGCGGGGAGCTGTCGCTGCGGCTGACCCGGTTCGGTGACGCGGTGTGCGTGCACCGCGGCGACGGCGCCGGAGGCTGGGACCTGGTCCGGCTCGGTCACCTGGATCTGCCGGAGACCGTGGAGGTGGGGCTGATGTGCTGCTCGCCGGAGCGGGCCGGGCTGGAGGTGACGTTCCGCGACTTCCGGGTCGGGGAGCCGATCTCACGGGACGGCCTCGAGTAG
- a CDS encoding DUF6069 family protein — MTTNTQHTNRRTGRLITVAAGAAGALLLWAVNDPWAGHDLIVRQNGTLQHVGPLAVVLTALLAGLAAWALLAVLERTVRHPVRTYRIITSIVLLLSLTGPLFGAVGTATRLALLGMHLTVGLALIIGLPGPRHCR, encoded by the coding sequence ATGACGACGAACACGCAGCACACCAACCGCCGCACCGGACGCCTGATCACCGTCGCCGCGGGCGCCGCCGGCGCCCTCCTGCTCTGGGCCGTGAACGATCCCTGGGCCGGCCACGACCTGATCGTCCGTCAGAACGGCACCCTCCAGCACGTCGGCCCGCTCGCCGTCGTCCTGACCGCCCTGCTCGCCGGCCTGGCCGCCTGGGCCCTGCTGGCCGTCCTGGAGCGCACCGTCCGCCACCCGGTCCGGACCTACCGGATCATCACCTCGATCGTCCTGCTGCTGTCCCTGACCGGCCCGCTGTTCGGCGCCGTCGGCACCGCCACCCGCCTGGCCCTGCTCGGCATGCACCTCACCGTCGGCCTGGCCCTGATCATCGGCCTTCCCGGCCCGCGCCACTGCCGGTGA
- a CDS encoding sensor histidine kinase: MKRYANLAVTPAAVVATVLPVVTGGPDDWWVLPLALASSVPVLWRDRALVPVSLTVGVATTVSASLGAPPLLPVGPLVCLYTFAARASLPLRLLGIVVTAVGLLVSVLFPKPDVEVMRYLTLAFVFAYALGTSTRARRERESASAERERRLAGEREAAVLRERTRIARDLHDIVTHALGVMVVQAEAGPLVVRKDPDLANAAFAAIASTGRDAVGQLRRAVGALREPADQPLDQPGLAQLPALVERLRDSGLEAGLTVSGTPFAPPADVGVAVYRIVQESLTNVLRHAEARSVQVVLEYLASSLTVSITDDGRGAAPSGPAGYGIVGMRERAQACGGSLRAGPVGGGFAVTATLPAAGGSAAPPPMEGRSAAATPDDPGSAAATPDDPGSATATPEGGSLSGAARRGAGA; the protein is encoded by the coding sequence GTGAAGCGGTATGCGAACCTCGCCGTCACGCCGGCCGCGGTCGTGGCGACCGTGCTGCCGGTGGTGACGGGCGGGCCGGACGACTGGTGGGTGCTGCCGCTCGCGCTCGCCTCCTCCGTGCCGGTGCTGTGGCGGGACCGCGCGCTCGTGCCGGTCAGCCTGACCGTCGGGGTGGCCACCACGGTGTCGGCCTCGCTCGGCGCTCCCCCGCTGCTGCCGGTCGGGCCGCTGGTCTGCCTCTACACCTTCGCGGCGCGGGCCTCGCTGCCGCTGCGGCTGCTCGGGATCGTCGTGACGGCGGTGGGACTGCTGGTGTCGGTGCTGTTCCCAAAGCCGGACGTCGAGGTGATGCGGTATCTCACGCTGGCTTTCGTCTTTGCCTACGCGCTCGGCACGAGCACGCGGGCCCGGCGGGAGCGGGAGTCGGCATCGGCCGAACGGGAACGCCGGCTCGCCGGGGAGCGGGAGGCGGCGGTGTTGCGGGAGCGGACGCGGATCGCCCGGGACCTGCACGACATCGTGACGCATGCGCTCGGGGTGATGGTGGTGCAGGCGGAGGCGGGGCCGTTGGTCGTACGGAAAGATCCGGATCTGGCGAATGCGGCCTTTGCAGCGATCGCATCGACCGGGCGCGACGCGGTCGGCCAGCTGCGGCGGGCGGTCGGTGCCCTGCGGGAGCCCGCCGATCAACCACTCGACCAGCCCGGGCTCGCGCAACTACCGGCCCTGGTGGAGCGGCTGCGGGATTCCGGGCTGGAGGCCGGGCTGACCGTTTCCGGCACGCCGTTCGCGCCGCCCGCCGATGTCGGGGTCGCCGTGTACCGCATCGTGCAGGAGTCGCTGACCAACGTGCTGCGGCACGCCGAGGCTCGCTCGGTCCAGGTCGTCCTGGAATACCTGGCGTCGTCGCTGACGGTGTCGATCACCGACGACGGGCGGGGTGCGGCGCCGTCCGGGCCGGCCGGCTACGGCATCGTCGGGATGCGGGAGCGGGCTCAGGCATGCGGCGGCTCGCTGCGCGCGGGCCCGGTCGGCGGCGGTTTCGCGGTGACCGCGACCCTGCCGGCCGCCGGCGGCTCGGCGGCGCCGCCGCCGATGGAGGGACGCTCCGCGGCGGCAACGCCGGACGATCCGGGCTCCGCGGCGGCAACGCCGGACGATCCGGGCTCCGCGACGGCAACGCCGGAGGGCGGGAGCCTTTCGGGGGCGGCGCGGCGCGGGGCGGGGGCCTGA
- a CDS encoding sensor histidine kinase produces MTSVPPVERPPRAAAVVALLGSSGLLIALSFAAWWAGRPVGPLLALDLTVAVLSWLLTPLLLWRPVGTTAVLAVLAAVSPMATPPATIGMLHVARWRRFPVAVAVAAGGVAAHAVQGLWRSNGGMAYGWWLALITFAYGALLGWGAWAQARAALVASLRERARRAEAEQGRRVAEARMLERRKIAREMHDVLAHRLSLLATFAGAMEYRPDSAPEQMSRAAGVVRDGVHQALEELREVISLLRDDAPAEQDGIHPQPVLADVPRLVAESREAGTQVEVRDVVVSPGAAPAGVARTAYRVIQEGLTNARKHAAGQPVRVDLRGGPGEVLEVELRNALAPERPAPQGWSGGAGLAGLTERVQLAGGRLDHQAVDGEFRLRASIPWPA; encoded by the coding sequence GTGACCAGCGTTCCCCCTGTCGAGCGGCCACCCCGGGCGGCTGCCGTCGTCGCGCTGCTCGGGTCGTCCGGGCTGCTCATCGCGCTGTCGTTCGCGGCCTGGTGGGCCGGGCGGCCGGTGGGTCCGCTGCTCGCGCTCGACCTGACCGTGGCGGTGCTGAGCTGGCTGCTGACGCCACTGCTGCTGTGGCGGCCGGTCGGCACGACGGCGGTGCTCGCCGTGCTGGCGGCGGTGTCGCCGATGGCCACCCCGCCGGCCACGATCGGGATGCTGCACGTGGCGCGGTGGCGGCGGTTCCCGGTGGCGGTCGCGGTGGCGGCCGGCGGCGTGGCCGCGCACGCGGTGCAGGGGCTGTGGCGGTCCAACGGCGGGATGGCGTACGGCTGGTGGCTGGCGCTGATCACTTTCGCGTACGGCGCGCTGCTCGGCTGGGGCGCCTGGGCGCAGGCGCGGGCGGCGCTGGTCGCGTCGCTGCGCGAGCGAGCCCGGCGGGCCGAGGCGGAGCAGGGGCGACGGGTGGCCGAGGCGCGCATGCTGGAGCGCCGCAAGATCGCCCGGGAGATGCACGACGTGCTGGCGCACCGGTTGTCGTTGCTGGCGACGTTCGCCGGGGCGATGGAGTATCGGCCGGACTCCGCACCGGAGCAGATGTCCCGGGCCGCCGGGGTGGTGCGCGACGGGGTCCATCAGGCGCTCGAGGAGTTGCGCGAGGTGATCTCGCTGCTCCGCGACGATGCGCCGGCCGAGCAGGACGGCATTCATCCGCAGCCGGTGCTGGCTGATGTGCCGCGGTTGGTGGCGGAGTCGCGGGAGGCGGGGACGCAGGTGGAGGTGCGGGACGTGGTGGTTTCGCCCGGGGCGGCGCCGGCCGGGGTGGCCCGGACGGCGTACCGGGTGATCCAGGAGGGTTTGACGAACGCTCGCAAGCACGCCGCCGGGCAGCCGGTCCGGGTCGACCTGCGGGGCGGGCCCGGGGAGGTGCTGGAGGTCGAGCTGCGCAACGCGCTGGCGCCGGAGCGGCCGGCGCCCCAAGGATGGTCCGGGGGCGCGGGGCTGGCCGGCCTCACCGAACGGGTGCAGTTGGCCGGTGGGCGGCTCGATCACCAGGCGGTCGACGGCGAGTTCCGCCTGCGCGCGTCGATCCCGTGGCCGGCATGA
- a CDS encoding response regulator → MVRVVLADDQELFRAGFATILGAEADIEVVAEAADGAAAVRAAVEHAPDVVLMDMRMPVLDGVAATRQVCARTPSRVLALTMFDNDEYLYAVLRAGASGFLLKDVPRAELVRAVRVVAGGESLLAPAVTARVIGELHRRGNPDPALATAVSGLTARETDVLRLIAGGLSNAEIAAHHHLSEHTIKTHVGNLFAKLGLRDRAQAVMVAYESGLVTPGSG, encoded by the coding sequence ATGGTGCGGGTGGTGCTTGCCGATGACCAGGAGCTGTTCCGGGCCGGGTTCGCGACGATCCTTGGTGCGGAGGCGGACATCGAGGTGGTCGCGGAGGCCGCGGACGGGGCGGCGGCGGTGCGGGCCGCGGTGGAGCACGCGCCGGACGTGGTGCTGATGGACATGCGGATGCCGGTGCTGGACGGGGTGGCGGCGACGCGGCAGGTGTGTGCGCGGACGCCGAGCCGGGTGCTGGCGCTGACCATGTTCGACAACGATGAGTACCTTTATGCGGTCTTGCGCGCCGGGGCCAGCGGGTTCCTGCTCAAGGACGTGCCGCGGGCCGAGCTGGTGCGGGCGGTGCGGGTGGTCGCGGGCGGGGAGTCGCTGCTCGCGCCGGCGGTGACCGCGCGGGTGATCGGTGAGCTGCACCGGCGGGGCAACCCGGACCCGGCGCTGGCCACCGCGGTCTCCGGGCTGACCGCGCGGGAGACCGACGTGCTGCGGCTGATCGCGGGCGGGCTGTCCAACGCGGAGATCGCCGCGCACCACCACCTGAGCGAGCACACGATCAAGACCCATGTCGGGAACCTGTTCGCCAAGCTCGGCCTGCGTGACCGCGCACAGGCAGTGATGGTCGCCTATGAGTCCGGTCTGGTGACCCCCGGCTCTGGATGA
- a CDS encoding ArsR/SmtB family transcription factor, which yields MDRKVVEFRLDPADVSAVRFGISPGYELVHAVRVVLRPQVAPLHWGWFRTLRDEPASEAFRLLAMISGVDGYLPDFLTSAPSGDMTPEDELDRLRRVPDDLLRSDLDKMVLRSSGARQQAIRELIANPARARAAIADAWQEVWSTLLAPVWPQMLRLLRADIAVRARRISDAGLAEMAATLHASVTWLDHAVRVELPHYANTIDCGGTGLVLVPSVMATHRCFVLDEAPTQPTVFYPAHGISETWHRPVSDTLGALTALLGSARARLVVELQQPLSTSECAELTGLAASTASHHLTVLRDAGLVDSRRAGTRVLHTRTPLGEALAAGH from the coding sequence GTGGATCGAAAGGTTGTCGAGTTCCGGCTGGATCCGGCCGACGTCTCCGCGGTCCGCTTCGGCATCTCCCCGGGGTACGAGCTCGTGCACGCGGTCCGGGTGGTGCTGCGGCCCCAGGTCGCGCCACTGCACTGGGGCTGGTTCCGCACCCTGCGGGACGAGCCGGCGAGCGAGGCGTTCCGGCTGCTGGCGATGATCAGCGGTGTCGACGGCTACCTTCCCGACTTCCTCACCTCCGCGCCGTCCGGTGACATGACGCCCGAGGATGAGCTGGACCGGCTGCGCCGCGTCCCGGACGACCTGCTGCGATCCGACCTGGACAAGATGGTGCTGCGTTCCAGCGGCGCCCGGCAGCAGGCGATCCGCGAGCTGATCGCGAACCCGGCCCGGGCCCGGGCCGCGATCGCCGACGCCTGGCAGGAGGTCTGGTCGACGCTGCTGGCGCCGGTCTGGCCGCAGATGCTCCGCCTGCTGCGCGCCGACATCGCGGTCCGGGCCCGGCGCATCAGCGACGCCGGGCTCGCGGAGATGGCGGCCACCCTGCACGCGTCCGTCACCTGGCTCGACCACGCCGTCCGGGTGGAACTGCCGCACTATGCGAACACGATCGACTGCGGCGGCACCGGGCTGGTGCTGGTGCCCTCGGTGATGGCCACCCACCGGTGCTTCGTGCTGGACGAGGCGCCCACCCAGCCGACGGTCTTCTATCCGGCACACGGCATCTCGGAGACTTGGCACCGTCCGGTGTCGGACACCCTCGGAGCGCTCACCGCGCTGCTGGGTTCCGCTCGCGCGCGCCTGGTCGTCGAGCTCCAGCAGCCGTTGTCGACGTCGGAGTGCGCCGAGCTGACCGGCCTGGCGGCGTCCACGGCGTCGCACCACCTCACCGTGCTCCGCGATGCCGGCCTCGTCGACAGCAGGCGGGCCGGCACCCGGGTCCTGCACACCCGC
- a CDS encoding S1 family peptidase, with translation MVGWLVLGCAARPAHAIANGASVPDGKYGFAVKLTDYDIPVKGGGTRDSSCSGGLISPHWVLTAAHCFRDTDGNRVSRPVARKTVVTVAGSKRTARVIAVRQSGTADVALAKLDRAITDVTPLRVGRDAPEVGSRVRLVGYGLLKAGTTRTPDRPRTGVFRVSSVSDLEIGMSGVEPQRTTSPCEHDSGGPYFTVAEDGTATVVGVVSHGPDCPHVGADQAGRVDAVAGWIRSVVGKDGSPAATPRATARSSAPVDALPEPVADEEVPASWKLAGVGAVTLLVVAVAGRLAAGGGSRHRGKRRRRG, from the coding sequence ATGGTCGGGTGGCTCGTGCTGGGCTGCGCGGCGAGACCGGCGCACGCGATCGCGAACGGCGCGTCGGTGCCGGACGGCAAGTACGGGTTCGCGGTCAAGCTGACCGACTACGACATCCCGGTGAAAGGCGGCGGGACGCGGGACAGCTCCTGCTCCGGTGGGCTGATCTCGCCGCACTGGGTGCTGACCGCCGCGCACTGCTTCCGGGACACGGACGGCAACCGGGTGTCCCGGCCGGTGGCCCGCAAGACGGTGGTGACCGTGGCCGGGAGCAAACGGACCGCCCGGGTGATCGCGGTGCGGCAGAGCGGGACGGCGGACGTGGCGCTGGCCAAGCTCGACAGGGCGATCACGGACGTGACGCCGTTGCGGGTCGGGCGGGACGCCCCGGAGGTGGGATCGCGCGTGCGGCTGGTGGGGTACGGGCTGCTCAAGGCGGGGACGACGAGGACGCCGGACCGGCCGCGGACCGGGGTGTTCCGGGTGTCCTCGGTCAGCGACCTGGAGATCGGGATGTCCGGGGTGGAGCCGCAGCGGACGACCAGCCCGTGCGAGCACGACTCGGGTGGGCCGTATTTCACGGTGGCCGAGGACGGGACCGCCACCGTCGTGGGGGTGGTCAGCCATGGGCCGGACTGTCCCCATGTCGGGGCGGACCAGGCCGGGCGGGTGGACGCGGTGGCGGGTTGGATCCGGTCGGTGGTGGGGAAGGACGGATCACCGGCGGCCACGCCCCGGGCTACGGCTCGGTCGTCCGCGCCGGTGGACGCACTGCCGGAGCCGGTGGCGGACGAGGAGGTCCCGGCGTCCTGGAAGCTGGCCGGGGTGGGGGCGGTGACGTTGCTGGTCGTCGCGGTGGCCGGGCGGTTGGCGGCGGGCGGCGGCAGCCGGCACCGGGGCAAACGGCGCCGGCGAGGGTAG
- a CDS encoding maleylpyruvate isomerase family mycothiol-dependent enzyme yields the protein MADVIDDLEAEQEALAAVLTGLAGADWDRASAASGWTVADVVLHLAQTEEAVAASAGGDSRALDWRRFGPTVDAAMGAMVRAEAGPGPEILARWQAARRESVRALRAADPRRPLRWVTASLKPRTLATTRLAEHWAHALDIVGPLRIDYPDTDRLRHVAWLGFSTLPYAFHLAGRPEVSVFCDLRGPGGARWTFGDPRSESGIAGAAGAFCRVGAQRLAPGASGLQTRGPHGAEALRLLRNYAVV from the coding sequence ATGGCGGATGTCATTGACGATCTTGAGGCGGAGCAGGAGGCGCTGGCCGCGGTGCTGACCGGTTTGGCCGGGGCGGACTGGGATCGGGCGTCGGCGGCTTCCGGGTGGACCGTGGCGGACGTGGTGCTGCATCTGGCGCAGACCGAGGAGGCCGTGGCGGCCAGTGCGGGTGGTGACTCGCGGGCGCTCGACTGGCGGCGGTTCGGGCCCACGGTCGACGCGGCGATGGGGGCCATGGTCCGGGCGGAGGCGGGGCCCGGGCCGGAGATTCTCGCGCGGTGGCAGGCGGCACGGCGGGAGTCGGTGCGGGCGTTGCGGGCGGCGGATCCGCGGCGGCCGTTGCGGTGGGTGACGGCGTCGCTGAAGCCTCGGACGCTGGCGACCACACGGCTGGCCGAGCACTGGGCGCATGCGCTGGACATCGTCGGGCCGTTGCGGATCGACTATCCGGACACCGACCGGTTGCGGCATGTGGCGTGGCTGGGGTTCAGCACGTTGCCCTACGCGTTTCATCTGGCCGGGCGGCCGGAGGTGTCGGTGTTCTGCGATCTGCGCGGGCCCGGCGGGGCTCGATGGACGTTCGGGGATCCGCGGTCGGAGTCCGGGATCGCGGGAGCGGCGGGGGCGTTCTGCCGGGTCGGGGCACAGCGGCTGGCGCCGGGTGCGTCCGGGTTGCAGACTCGCGGGCCGCATGGGGCGGAGGCGTTGCGGCTGCTCAGGAATTACGCGGTGGTGTGA
- a CDS encoding nitrilase-related carbon-nitrogen hydrolase → MSTIVAAALSALLWLGGYGLQPLPILTWLAPLPLLVLAAFAHRKALFATLLAWPLGQLAMATYYHRTLQIPLPVVIAFVLYGTALATGTIGLAGALLRRGRTATAILATPALWVLGEYTVSLLMPNGAWWSLAYTQADVRPIIQLTALTGVWGVTYLLLATPIALAALLTAGKRATRTKPALACLLALTVTTAGWATWSLTRPSAATGKLRVGLVALEQTEDGLPLDQPSGQELLARYLPRVQSLAGQGATIVVLPEKVFTASPQALAAAFRPVTNRGVQVIVGAVQHDGGTARNVAVVLGPAVRTYAKQHLIKGLEDDWLTPGDDDLIVDGRYGIAICKDLDFPDLTRRYRAHGATMLLVPALDFTGDGWLHSRMAVVRGVETGTTVVRAAAFGRLTVSGPTGRLLGEATAGDAQLLVTVAPSAPGTFYGRTGNWFLIFSLVLVLMAGRRATRRRPGARGPRSATGRLPSTARPR, encoded by the coding sequence ATGTCGACGATCGTCGCCGCCGCCCTGAGCGCTCTCCTGTGGCTCGGCGGATACGGCCTGCAACCCCTGCCGATACTCACCTGGCTGGCCCCGCTGCCCCTGCTGGTGCTCGCCGCCTTCGCACACCGCAAGGCTCTGTTCGCGACCCTGCTCGCCTGGCCGCTCGGCCAGCTGGCGATGGCCACCTACTACCACCGCACGTTGCAGATCCCGCTCCCGGTGGTGATCGCCTTCGTCCTCTACGGCACGGCCCTGGCCACCGGCACGATCGGCCTCGCGGGCGCGCTGCTGCGCCGGGGCCGGACCGCGACCGCCATCCTCGCCACCCCGGCCCTGTGGGTCCTCGGCGAATACACGGTGTCGTTGCTGATGCCCAACGGCGCCTGGTGGAGCCTCGCCTACACCCAGGCCGACGTGCGCCCGATCATCCAGCTGACCGCCCTCACCGGCGTCTGGGGCGTCACCTACCTGCTGCTCGCCACCCCCATCGCCCTCGCCGCGCTGCTCACCGCCGGCAAGCGGGCCACCCGGACGAAACCGGCGCTCGCCTGCCTGCTCGCGCTCACCGTCACGACCGCCGGCTGGGCCACCTGGTCGCTGACCCGCCCCTCCGCCGCAACCGGGAAACTGCGGGTGGGCCTGGTCGCCCTGGAACAGACCGAGGACGGCCTGCCCCTCGACCAGCCGTCCGGGCAGGAGCTGCTGGCCCGCTACCTGCCACGCGTGCAGAGCCTGGCCGGCCAGGGCGCCACGATCGTCGTGCTGCCCGAGAAGGTGTTCACCGCGAGCCCGCAGGCACTGGCGGCGGCGTTCCGGCCGGTGACGAACCGCGGTGTCCAGGTCATCGTCGGTGCCGTCCAGCACGACGGCGGCACCGCCCGCAACGTCGCCGTCGTACTCGGCCCGGCCGTCCGGACCTATGCCAAGCAACACCTGATCAAGGGTCTGGAGGACGACTGGCTCACCCCCGGTGACGACGACCTGATCGTCGACGGCCGGTACGGGATAGCCATCTGCAAGGACCTGGACTTCCCCGACCTGACCCGCCGCTACCGCGCACACGGCGCCACCATGCTGCTCGTCCCGGCCCTCGACTTCACCGGCGACGGCTGGCTGCACAGCCGGATGGCGGTGGTCCGCGGCGTCGAGACCGGCACGACCGTGGTCCGCGCCGCCGCCTTCGGCCGGCTGACCGTTTCCGGCCCCACCGGCCGGCTGCTCGGCGAAGCCACGGCCGGCGACGCGCAACTACTGGTCACCGTGGCACCGTCGGCCCCGGGAACGTTCTACGGGCGTACCGGAAACTGGTTCTTGATCTTCTCTCTGGTCTTGGTCCTGATGGCCGGGCGACGCGCTACTCGGCGCCGCCCTGGAGCGCGCGGACCTCGATCCGCGACCGGGCGGCTGCCGAGCACCGCTCGGCCCAGGTGA